Proteins encoded together in one Halalkaliarchaeum sp. AArc-CO window:
- a CDS encoding ubiquitin-like small modifier protein 1, translated as MEVECNFFGPVRDVVGTKTVVCELPVGATVAELVCDLDETYDGLADQLLEREHELAENLVITVDGRNVRQLDGGETELDDGTVVRISPSVGGGG; from the coding sequence ATGGAGGTCGAGTGCAACTTCTTTGGACCCGTTCGCGACGTTGTCGGAACGAAGACTGTCGTCTGTGAACTTCCGGTGGGGGCCACCGTCGCCGAACTCGTCTGCGATCTCGACGAGACCTACGACGGGCTCGCCGATCAGCTACTGGAAAGAGAACACGAACTGGCCGAAAACCTCGTGATCACCGTCGACGGTCGGAACGTCCGACAGCTCGACGGGGGAGAAACGGAACTCGACGACGGGACGGTCGTCCGAATCTCCCCATCCGTCGGTGGCGGCGGCTAG
- a CDS encoding TIGR03557 family F420-dependent LLM class oxidoreductase — MEIGLFAAHEQYDPTTLLDHAQRAEGAGFDTVWTSDHVHPWWHTDAHCGAAHPWLGSALERTDSLRMGTGVTPPIARYHPGFLAQAFGTLGAMYPGRVHLALGTGEAMNEVPLGYDWPPYPERRKRLIDACEIITRLWSGEVVDFDGHYWQTNDLYLYTLPEERVPLYVAGNGPKSTHVAGQYADGFLTLRDVDVYEKHLVPALEDGAATADRDPDEIRRIRQLLVSYDEDYERALESTGFWRGPPAIGFDQEIADPREIEAAGREIPLEEMTDEFLVTDDPADLREKLDELEAAGFDEVELLSTSRDQEKFIEMMETEILDR, encoded by the coding sequence ATGGAGATTGGCCTGTTTGCCGCCCACGAGCAGTACGACCCGACGACGTTACTCGATCACGCACAGCGGGCCGAGGGTGCGGGCTTTGACACCGTCTGGACCAGCGACCACGTACACCCGTGGTGGCACACCGACGCTCACTGCGGAGCGGCCCACCCGTGGCTTGGTTCGGCCCTGGAGCGGACCGACAGCCTGCGGATGGGGACGGGAGTCACACCGCCGATCGCCCGCTACCATCCGGGGTTCCTGGCGCAGGCGTTCGGCACGCTTGGGGCGATGTATCCCGGGCGAGTTCACCTCGCACTGGGTACCGGGGAGGCGATGAACGAGGTGCCACTGGGATACGACTGGCCCCCGTATCCGGAACGACGAAAGCGGCTGATCGACGCCTGCGAGATCATCACCCGACTCTGGAGCGGCGAAGTCGTCGACTTCGACGGCCACTACTGGCAGACAAACGACCTGTACCTCTACACGCTTCCTGAGGAACGCGTGCCGCTGTACGTCGCCGGAAACGGACCGAAATCGACCCACGTCGCCGGACAGTACGCCGACGGGTTCCTCACGCTCCGTGACGTCGACGTCTACGAAAAGCATCTCGTCCCGGCGCTGGAAGACGGTGCCGCCACGGCCGACCGCGATCCGGACGAGATCAGGCGGATCCGTCAGCTGCTGGTGTCTTACGACGAGGACTACGAGCGCGCGCTCGAGAGCACCGGGTTCTGGCGCGGGCCGCCGGCGATCGGCTTCGACCAGGAAATCGCAGATCCGCGGGAAATCGAGGCTGCGGGCAGGGAGATCCCCCTCGAGGAGATGACGGACGAGTTCCTGGTCACTGACGATCCCGCCGACCTCCGGGAGAAACTCGACGAACTCGAGGCCGCCGGGTTCGACGAGGTCGAACTGCTGTCCACGAGTCGGGATCAAGAGAAGTTCATCGAGATGATGGAGACGGAGATCCTCGATCGGTAG
- a CDS encoding ABC transporter ATP-binding protein, which yields MSTDADERNVFEVYRDRVDRPITRLFREYGTAEWPYLAVGMTANVIARLASLVPPLVLGVAIDAVFTGEGEFSLPIVPDAWLPAEQAGQFWLSVGLIVGGFLLTAVFTWIYGVAANYFAHRVMHTVRTDSFAKMQRLDMTFFDDKQTGEVMSVLNNDATNLERFLDNALQNSARLGVMVLGIAAVLFYLNWQLAIVTLIAIPLMVLFTVWFIRAIEPRYVKQRAAVGDLNTVLENALSGVELVKTSNTEEYETERVRRASFEYFRRTISILKLNYLYRPGMELLAGVAFAATFLVGGIWLFAGPPGPFTLPLTVGAFVTFVFLTQQFVAPLAEVSNIVDQYENAKASAERVFGLQDVPIRITDAPEAVDLDVEGRVAYEDVSFAYTENALQDPDEAGEYVLSDVSFEAETGETVAFVGPTGAGKSTLLKLLLRLYEPTEGSIRVDGYDIRDVRIESLRNAIGYVSQDTTLFDGTIAENIRYGRYEGAIEIGTDPDATGGGLRRRLVDVSAGDGESDVDAGGVKRRIDRSREIPNPEELREQVTEAAKAAEAHEFISSLPDGYDTRVGERGVKLSGGQRQRIAIARTVLQDPEILILDEATSAVDTETEMLIQRSLNRLAADRTTFAIAHRLSTIKDADRILVLEGGRIVERGAHEELLERDGLYAKLWGVQAGEIESLPEEFIEAARERANERGVETEYLDD from the coding sequence GTGTCGACGGACGCGGACGAACGGAACGTCTTCGAGGTGTATCGGGACCGGGTCGACCGGCCGATCACGCGGCTGTTCCGCGAGTACGGCACCGCCGAGTGGCCGTACCTCGCGGTCGGGATGACCGCAAACGTGATCGCCCGTCTGGCGAGCCTGGTGCCGCCGCTGGTGTTGGGGGTGGCCATCGACGCGGTGTTCACCGGCGAGGGGGAGTTTTCCCTCCCGATCGTCCCCGACGCGTGGCTTCCGGCCGAGCAGGCCGGCCAGTTCTGGCTCTCGGTCGGGCTCATCGTCGGCGGCTTCCTCCTCACGGCGGTGTTCACCTGGATCTACGGCGTCGCTGCAAACTACTTCGCCCACCGGGTGATGCACACCGTCCGGACGGACTCGTTTGCGAAGATGCAGCGGCTCGATATGACCTTCTTCGACGACAAACAGACCGGCGAGGTGATGAGCGTCCTCAACAACGACGCCACCAACCTCGAGCGGTTCCTCGACAACGCCCTGCAAAACTCCGCCCGACTCGGGGTGATGGTGCTCGGGATCGCCGCCGTCCTCTTTTATCTGAACTGGCAGCTCGCGATCGTCACGCTGATCGCAATCCCGCTGATGGTGCTTTTCACCGTCTGGTTCATCCGGGCGATCGAACCCCGCTATGTGAAACAGCGCGCCGCGGTCGGCGATCTCAACACCGTCCTCGAGAACGCGCTGTCGGGCGTGGAACTCGTCAAGACGAGCAACACCGAGGAGTACGAGACCGAACGCGTCCGCCGGGCCTCCTTCGAGTATTTCCGGCGGACCATCTCGATCCTCAAGCTCAACTACCTCTACCGGCCCGGAATGGAACTGCTGGCTGGAGTGGCGTTCGCGGCGACGTTCCTCGTCGGCGGGATCTGGCTGTTCGCCGGCCCGCCAGGGCCGTTCACGCTCCCGCTTACGGTCGGCGCGTTCGTCACGTTCGTCTTCCTGACCCAGCAGTTCGTCGCCCCGCTTGCCGAAGTCTCCAACATCGTCGATCAGTACGAGAACGCGAAGGCGTCCGCCGAACGCGTGTTCGGCCTCCAGGACGTCCCGATCCGGATCACCGACGCCCCCGAGGCGGTCGACCTCGACGTGGAGGGTCGCGTCGCGTACGAGGACGTCTCCTTTGCCTACACCGAGAACGCACTCCAGGACCCCGACGAGGCCGGCGAGTACGTGCTTTCGGACGTCTCCTTCGAGGCCGAAACCGGCGAGACGGTGGCGTTCGTGGGGCCGACAGGTGCCGGCAAGTCGACTCTTTTGAAACTCCTGCTCCGGCTGTACGAACCGACGGAGGGATCGATTCGCGTCGACGGATACGACATCCGCGACGTGCGAATCGAGAGCCTCCGGAACGCGATCGGCTACGTCTCCCAGGACACGACGCTTTTCGACGGGACGATCGCCGAGAACATCCGCTACGGTCGCTACGAAGGAGCGATCGAGATCGGCACCGATCCGGACGCGACCGGGGGCGGGCTCCGTCGTCGGCTCGTGGATGTCTCCGCCGGCGACGGAGAGAGTGACGTTGACGCCGGCGGCGTGAAGCGCCGAATCGACCGGAGTCGGGAAATCCCGAACCCGGAGGAACTTCGCGAACAGGTGACCGAGGCGGCGAAGGCGGCGGAGGCTCACGAGTTCATCTCCTCGCTACCGGACGGCTACGACACCCGGGTCGGCGAGCGGGGCGTGAAGCTGTCGGGGGGTCAGCGACAGCGGATCGCAATCGCCCGAACTGTTCTCCAGGATCCCGAGATCCTGATCCTCGACGAAGCGACTTCGGCGGTCGACACGGAGACGGAAATGCTGATCCAGCGGTCCTTGAACCGCCTCGCTGCAGACCGCACGACGTTCGCGATCGCACACCGACTGTCGACGATCAAGGACGCCGACCGGATCCTCGTTCTGGAGGGTGGACGGATCGTCGAGCGGGGTGCCCACGAGGAGCTACTCGAACGCGACGGGCTGTACGCGAAGCTGTGGGGAGTGCAGGCCGGCGAGATCGAGTCACTGCCCGAGGAGTTTATCGAGGCCGCCCGCGAGCGCGCGAACGAACGGGGCGTCGAAACCGAGTATCTCGACGATTGA
- a CDS encoding aldehyde ferredoxin oxidoreductase C-terminal domain-containing protein, producing MLTTQGSLLTVDLSARDHETERIDDVRDEFIGGRGVATRLAHERIPFDADPLGSDNRLYFSTGPLQQSEMSFTGRTNATAVSPLTNGLASSNAGGFVSRPFAETGYGAVEFVGESDELLIVHVTDDGIEFDPAPELEGARVPEVTEYVHDERGLEAENVLCIGPAGENQVRFASIMTSESRAFGRGGLGAVMGAKNLKAVTFEGDSAPDIEVPDVQAEIHREAAESDSIMKRQGTASVTDLANEIEGMPTRYWSEKQFEGIEGINGDAVEAKKHKRGTCSRCAFACKLPTRDEESGLETEGPEFETIMAFGSNQAVDDVVDVMQSNELCDQLGMDTISCGNTIAAYLESEDAFGDVELIHETVEKIAHREGIGDTLAEGIARCHEELGVENWTVKGLDFAAHEGRTLHGQGLAYAVANRGGDHMYSTFYAWEYPLVDEADAFPPEGLEGKAPAVATQENMRALEDCGVICRFSRGMIAEHPERLEALFDADLSELTAVGERVVTLERDFNNRRGFDRADDTLPYVDQLDGFEEALDAYYDTRGWNDDGTVPEQQIQNIYGLAP from the coding sequence ATGCTTACAACGCAAGGGTCACTCCTCACAGTAGATCTGTCTGCGAGGGACCACGAGACGGAACGGATCGACGATGTCCGCGACGAGTTTATCGGCGGACGCGGGGTCGCAACGCGCCTGGCTCACGAACGAATTCCCTTCGACGCCGATCCACTTGGCTCGGACAACAGGCTCTACTTTTCGACCGGCCCCCTCCAGCAGTCGGAGATGAGCTTCACCGGCCGAACGAACGCGACCGCCGTGTCGCCGCTCACGAACGGGCTCGCATCTTCAAATGCCGGCGGATTCGTCTCCCGCCCCTTTGCAGAGACGGGATACGGCGCCGTCGAGTTCGTCGGGGAAAGCGACGAGTTGCTCATCGTCCACGTCACCGACGACGGCATCGAGTTCGATCCGGCGCCGGAACTCGAGGGTGCGCGCGTCCCCGAGGTCACCGAGTACGTACACGACGAGCGCGGTCTCGAGGCCGAAAACGTGCTCTGTATCGGACCGGCCGGCGAGAACCAGGTCAGGTTCGCCTCGATCATGACCTCCGAGAGCCGCGCGTTCGGGCGGGGCGGTCTCGGGGCGGTGATGGGGGCGAAGAACCTGAAGGCGGTCACGTTCGAGGGCGACTCGGCCCCCGACATCGAGGTTCCGGACGTGCAAGCGGAGATCCATCGGGAGGCTGCCGAAAGCGACAGCATCATGAAACGGCAGGGGACGGCGTCGGTGACGGATCTCGCAAACGAGATCGAGGGGATGCCCACCCGCTACTGGTCGGAGAAACAGTTCGAGGGGATCGAGGGGATCAACGGCGACGCCGTCGAGGCCAAAAAGCACAAACGCGGCACCTGCTCCCGCTGTGCGTTCGCCTGCAAGCTCCCCACCCGCGACGAGGAAAGCGGCCTCGAGACCGAAGGCCCCGAGTTCGAGACGATCATGGCGTTCGGCTCGAACCAGGCCGTCGACGACGTCGTCGACGTGATGCAGTCGAACGAACTCTGTGATCAACTCGGGATGGACACGATCTCGTGTGGCAACACGATCGCGGCGTATCTCGAAAGCGAGGACGCGTTCGGCGACGTCGAATTGATCCACGAGACTGTCGAGAAGATCGCCCACCGCGAGGGGATCGGCGACACGCTCGCGGAGGGGATCGCCCGGTGTCACGAGGAGTTGGGGGTAGAGAACTGGACGGTAAAAGGGCTGGACTTTGCGGCCCACGAAGGGCGGACGCTCCACGGCCAGGGGCTCGCGTACGCCGTCGCCAACCGCGGCGGCGACCACATGTACTCCACCTTCTACGCGTGGGAGTACCCGCTTGTCGACGAGGCGGATGCGTTCCCACCGGAGGGACTGGAGGGGAAAGCGCCGGCGGTCGCTACCCAGGAGAACATGCGCGCCCTCGAGGACTGCGGTGTCATCTGTCGGTTCTCCCGGGGGATGATCGCCGAGCATCCCGAGCGACTCGAGGCGTTGTTCGACGCCGATCTCTCGGAGTTGACGGCCGTCGGCGAACGGGTGGTCACACTCGAGCGCGACTTCAACAACCGGCGGGGATTCGACCGTGCGGACGACACGCTCCCGTACGTCGATCAGTTAGACGGGTTCGAGGAGGCACTCGATGCGTACTACGACACGCGGGGCTGGAACGACGACGGGACCGTCCCGGAACAGCAGATCCAGAATATCTACGGGTTAGCCCCGTAA
- a CDS encoding DUF362 domain-containing protein has protein sequence MTDDTGRDVVISEATILETCGDRVLPEMGVVEQLWETDPIPPEEIEDRAAACVTSFEWDDVPDGGSVAIGVGSRGIANLPTIVRGVVRGVEDAGYEPFVFPAMGSHGGATGDGQRKKLEALGVTPESIGCEIRSEMAVEQVGTTADREVPIVADANAVAADAIVPINRIKPHTGFSGCVESGLSKMLVIGMGKQRGAKLAHEWAVDWSFRKMIPSITERLLSELPIVGGVAIVEDQYDDTVIVEGIPSSEFLDREAELLEIAYDYMPTLPFDELDVLVVDRMGKEISGTGMDTNVIGRIHIAYEPPPERPTIGRIYVRSLTGPSHGNATAVGLADFVHADLEAATDRTKTCINALTASAPQGSRMPPVVETDRGGLVAALSTIGVYDPGTVRVVRVTDTMHLDRFYASAALVEAARKRDDLRVLSEPSPIEFENERFRAPSPSTG, from the coding sequence ATGACAGACGACACAGGGAGGGACGTAGTGATCTCGGAGGCGACGATCCTCGAGACCTGTGGCGATCGGGTGCTCCCGGAGATGGGAGTCGTCGAACAGCTCTGGGAGACCGATCCGATCCCGCCCGAGGAGATCGAGGATCGTGCCGCCGCGTGTGTGACGTCATTCGAGTGGGACGATGTCCCGGACGGTGGCTCAGTCGCGATCGGCGTGGGGAGCCGCGGGATCGCGAACCTCCCCACGATCGTGCGTGGGGTCGTCCGTGGGGTCGAGGACGCGGGCTATGAGCCATTCGTGTTCCCCGCGATGGGGAGTCACGGGGGTGCGACCGGGGACGGACAGCGGAAGAAGCTCGAGGCGCTGGGGGTGACGCCGGAGTCGATCGGCTGTGAGATCCGTTCGGAGATGGCCGTCGAACAGGTGGGGACAACCGCCGACCGGGAGGTCCCGATCGTGGCCGACGCCAACGCCGTCGCCGCGGACGCGATCGTGCCGATCAACCGGATCAAGCCACACACCGGCTTCAGTGGGTGCGTCGAGAGTGGCCTCTCGAAGATGCTCGTCATCGGAATGGGGAAACAGCGGGGCGCCAAGCTCGCCCACGAGTGGGCAGTCGACTGGAGCTTCCGGAAGATGATCCCGTCGATCACCGAACGATTGCTCTCGGAGCTCCCGATCGTGGGCGGCGTGGCGATCGTCGAGGATCAGTACGATGACACGGTCATCGTTGAAGGGATCCCATCTTCGGAATTCCTGGATCGGGAAGCAGAACTTCTGGAGATAGCATACGACTACATGCCGACGCTCCCCTTCGATGAACTCGACGTCCTCGTTGTCGATCGAATGGGTAAGGAGATCAGCGGGACAGGGATGGACACCAACGTAATCGGTCGGATCCACATCGCCTATGAGCCACCACCGGAGCGGCCGACGATCGGCCGGATCTATGTTCGATCGCTCACCGGGCCCTCTCATGGTAACGCCACGGCAGTGGGGCTTGCCGACTTCGTCCACGCCGACCTGGAGGCGGCGACCGATCGAACGAAGACCTGTATAAACGCATTGACCGCGAGCGCTCCGCAGGGGTCCCGGATGCCGCCGGTCGTGGAGACGGATCGCGGCGGGCTCGTCGCCGCGCTCTCGACGATCGGGGTGTACGATCCCGGGACGGTCAGGGTGGTCCGCGTCACCGACACGATGCACCTGGACCGGTTTTACGCCTCCGCTGCGCTCGTCGAGGCCGCCCGAAAACGGGATGACCTCCGCGTACTCTCCGAACCGAGCCCGATCGAGTTCGAGAACGAACGGTTCCGTGCACCCTCCCCTTCTACAGGCTGA
- a CDS encoding VOC family protein, whose protein sequence is MGTLDHVMIRVEDLDESLDWYKTHLEYEEKGRWEADTFTNVFLGPKDMHEDGAKLELTYNHDGRSYTMGDAWGHIAVRVDDLEDAYEGLMEQGVEDYRDPESCGYKYAFVKDPDGHEIEIVERDHGAQWSLDHTMIRIEDPDEALGWWTRKLEYAYNGKRWEADTFANYFMEPLDAAPEEMAVELTYNYDDRTYTMGDAWGHLAVRVDDLEAAWEDLMLRDAEDYRDPESCDYNYAFTKDQDGHEIEIVTVD, encoded by the coding sequence ATGGGAACGCTCGACCATGTAATGATCCGCGTGGAGGATCTCGATGAATCACTGGACTGGTACAAGACGCACCTCGAATACGAGGAGAAGGGACGCTGGGAGGCGGACACATTCACGAACGTCTTCCTCGGCCCGAAAGACATGCACGAGGACGGAGCGAAACTCGAATTGACGTACAATCACGACGGCCGAAGTTACACGATGGGCGACGCGTGGGGACACATCGCCGTCCGCGTCGACGACCTCGAGGACGCCTACGAGGGCCTGATGGAACAGGGCGTCGAAGACTACCGGGATCCCGAATCCTGCGGGTACAAGTACGCGTTCGTGAAAGACCCGGACGGCCACGAGATCGAGATCGTCGAGCGCGATCACGGCGCCCAGTGGAGCCTGGATCACACCATGATCCGGATCGAAGACCCAGACGAAGCGCTCGGGTGGTGGACCAGGAAGCTCGAATACGCGTACAACGGGAAGCGGTGGGAAGCGGACACGTTCGCGAACTACTTCATGGAGCCGCTCGACGCCGCGCCCGAGGAGATGGCAGTCGAACTCACGTACAACTACGACGACCGGACGTACACGATGGGCGACGCGTGGGGGCATCTCGCCGTCCGCGTCGACGACCTCGAAGCTGCGTGGGAGGACCTGATGTTGCGGGACGCCGAGGACTACCGGGACCCCGAGTCCTGTGACTACAACTACGCCTTCACGAAGGACCAGGACGGCCACGAGATCGAGATCGTGACCGTCGACTGA
- the kdgK1 gene encoding bifunctional 2-dehydro-3-deoxygluconokinase/2-dehydro-3-deoxygalactonokinase, protein MVEVTTFGETMLRLSPQRGQRLETASQLEFRTAGAESNVAIAASRLEVDAVWLSKLPNTSLGRRVRNDIRQHGVTPAIAWSDDGRQGTYYIEQGGQPRGTDVIYDRADAAITSATVEELSVRWIRESDVFFTTGITPALSETLYRTTSELLSVDTTTAFDLNYRSKLWSPQTARSAYDELLPDVDLLFVPERDAKTILNVDGGAESIAEQLRERYDCETVVVTRGSDGALASCPDGPVWQPSFGTETVDPIGTGDAFVGGFLSQRVRGESIADALEWGAATAALKRTIEGDLAVVTPREVESVIETGSSDIDR, encoded by the coding sequence ATGGTCGAGGTAACGACGTTCGGCGAGACGATGCTGCGTCTTTCCCCGCAACGCGGCCAGCGACTGGAAACCGCATCACAGCTCGAGTTCCGGACCGCAGGCGCCGAGAGCAACGTCGCGATCGCCGCGAGCCGTCTCGAGGTCGACGCCGTCTGGCTGTCGAAGCTCCCGAATACATCACTGGGCCGGCGCGTCAGAAACGACATCCGACAGCACGGCGTGACTCCGGCAATCGCCTGGAGCGACGACGGCCGGCAGGGAACCTACTACATCGAACAGGGTGGACAGCCACGGGGGACGGATGTGATCTACGACCGTGCCGACGCGGCGATAACCTCAGCTACCGTCGAAGAACTTTCGGTTCGGTGGATCCGGGAGTCGGACGTCTTCTTTACGACGGGGATAACCCCGGCGCTTTCCGAGACGCTGTATCGGACGACGAGTGAACTCCTCTCGGTGGACACCACGACCGCGTTCGATCTCAACTACCGGAGTAAGCTCTGGTCGCCCCAAACCGCGCGGTCGGCGTACGACGAGCTCTTGCCGGACGTCGACCTCCTGTTCGTCCCCGAGCGGGACGCGAAGACGATACTGAACGTCGATGGGGGGGCCGAATCGATCGCCGAACAGCTCCGGGAACGCTACGACTGTGAGACCGTCGTGGTGACGCGAGGCTCGGACGGCGCGCTCGCGAGCTGTCCGGACGGACCCGTGTGGCAACCGTCGTTCGGGACCGAAACCGTCGATCCAATCGGCACCGGCGACGCGTTCGTCGGCGGGTTCCTCTCCCAGCGCGTCCGGGGGGAGTCGATCGCGGACGCACTGGAGTGGGGGGCTGCCACGGCCGCGCTGAAGCGTACGATCGAAGGGGATCTCGCAGTCGTAACGCCCCGGGAGGTGGAGTCCGTCATCGAAACAGGGAGTTCCGACATCGATAGGTAG
- a CDS encoding C-terminal binding protein, with amino-acid sequence MAKILVTDYNFPDLSIEQGLANGAGVELEGAQARSPEEIIEAAEGADGLLVQYGEVTEEVFEARPEIQVVGRYGIGVDSVDLDAATEHGVSVVNVPSYCLDEVSTHAMALILGCVRKVALFDREITGGTWDWNQGKPIHRLTEQTLGLAGFGEIPQTLARKAEAFGLDVIAYDPYLSAEEIAEHGARKVDFDELLAGSDVLSVHVPLTDETQELFDAAAFEQMRDHAFIVNTARGAVIDTGALAEALETGELAGAGLDVLPEEPPENSPLIDRDDVILTPHVAWYSEDSLAELRRTVTEDVIGVLNGDGPMNLVNTDV; translated from the coding sequence ATGGCGAAGATACTCGTCACGGATTACAATTTCCCTGATCTGTCGATAGAACAAGGTCTCGCGAACGGTGCGGGCGTAGAGCTGGAGGGTGCACAGGCCAGATCGCCGGAGGAAATCATCGAGGCGGCCGAGGGCGCCGACGGGCTCTTGGTCCAGTACGGCGAGGTGACCGAGGAGGTGTTCGAGGCGCGTCCCGAAATCCAGGTCGTCGGGCGGTACGGGATCGGTGTCGACTCCGTCGACCTCGATGCCGCGACCGAGCACGGCGTCTCCGTCGTGAACGTACCCTCGTACTGTCTCGACGAAGTCTCGACACACGCCATGGCGCTGATCCTGGGGTGTGTCCGCAAGGTAGCGCTCTTCGATCGGGAAATAACGGGCGGAACCTGGGACTGGAACCAGGGGAAACCGATCCACCGCCTGACCGAACAGACGCTCGGCCTTGCCGGGTTCGGCGAGATCCCACAGACACTCGCCAGGAAGGCCGAAGCCTTTGGTCTGGACGTGATCGCGTACGATCCGTATCTCTCGGCGGAAGAGATCGCAGAACACGGCGCGCGAAAGGTCGATTTCGACGAGTTGCTGGCAGGGTCGGACGTCCTCTCGGTGCACGTCCCCCTGACCGACGAGACACAGGAACTCTTCGACGCGGCGGCGTTCGAGCAGATGCGGGATCACGCGTTTATCGTCAACACTGCCCGCGGGGCGGTCATCGACACCGGCGCGCTCGCCGAGGCGCTCGAGACTGGCGAGCTCGCCGGGGCCGGGCTCGACGTGTTGCCCGAGGAACCCCCGGAAAACTCCCCCCTGATCGACCGGGACGACGTGATCCTCACCCCCCACGTCGCCTGGTACTCGGAGGACTCGCTCGCGGAGCTACGTCGTACCGTAACCGAAGACGTAATCGGCGTACTCAATGGGGACGGACCGATGAACCTCGTCAATACCGACGTGTAG
- a CDS encoding bifunctional 4-hydroxy-2-oxoglutarate aldolase/2-dehydro-3-deoxy-phosphogluconate aldolase: MEDRQLEWITHSGVLAILRGVTEDSVVEVASAVVDGGVTALEITADTPNVTGLVDAVSDLFDDVLVGAGSVLDGETARAVQLAGAEFVVTPTVDPGVIETCNRYGTPVVAGAFTPSEALQAYEAGAEFVKVFPAKTGGPEHVAAIGGPLPQIPLVPTGGVGPSNAGSYVEAGAAAVGVGSGIVSDEAVDRGEYSRITENACRTVEAVAAARE; this comes from the coding sequence ATGGAGGATCGTCAACTCGAGTGGATCACCCACAGTGGCGTACTCGCGATACTCCGGGGTGTGACCGAGGATTCTGTCGTCGAAGTCGCTTCCGCGGTCGTCGACGGGGGCGTAACCGCACTGGAGATCACGGCGGACACGCCGAACGTGACGGGACTCGTCGACGCCGTTTCGGACCTCTTCGACGACGTGCTCGTCGGGGCCGGGAGCGTCCTCGACGGGGAAACCGCCCGCGCCGTCCAGTTGGCCGGTGCCGAGTTCGTGGTGACTCCGACGGTTGATCCCGGCGTCATCGAGACGTGTAATCGCTACGGAACGCCCGTCGTCGCGGGGGCGTTCACTCCGAGTGAAGCGTTACAGGCGTACGAAGCGGGTGCCGAATTCGTCAAGGTCTTCCCGGCGAAAACGGGCGGCCCCGAACACGTCGCCGCGATCGGCGGCCCCCTCCCACAGATCCCGCTGGTTCCCACCGGCGGTGTCGGCCCCTCGAACGCGGGGTCGTACGTCGAGGCCGGCGCAGCAGCTGTCGGCGTGGGAAGCGGAATCGTCTCCGATGAGGCCGTCGACAGGGGCGAGTACTCGAGGATCACGGAGAACGCGTGTCGGACCGTCGAGGCAGTCGCCGCTGCCCGGGAGTGA